A region of Ornithodoros turicata isolate Travis chromosome 5, ASM3712646v1, whole genome shotgun sequence DNA encodes the following proteins:
- the LOC135394750 gene encoding proton channel OtopLc-like, whose amino-acid sequence MMLSEISRSGDAPSHGNGDILKGYDDTTSQDNLTMPRGTPPQLPPPLPPPPPDSMDSSHDNLATDLQDLRAPAQFEGTDFDSGGRKESNGSQLPPPKRQLCRKHTKSNTCNILSSLYGKITVVATAVLVLTEVMENNVPLLFFHGYIYAYLLGGSVVCLMGVYASMMVDKCPELTGASMEDIENGSPNKQRVMLKCSDVSIYLRIGVLVFGLGTLISCGLEIATIFTIPEPCTDPVNLAMPVLHAFFTFLQMHFLFMNSQRVAKSLGCARHMVLMHLVATNIAVWIKLLLWETSSEWLRQNHVLHSEQSIWPPKGLNFTTHAIDEKGNHRVYFTSDCLWRLQDNERSEDMLTLQLCLHNSTIGAIWQKAMPFLSPFIVQYSVLGAVIIYTLWDNFSFCTKGAREHRCPVANHRSETDSSGSSGSFRVIDCQGSSKGLFIGLLVLVAGIIVLILFFVLSNEEMEAETLSAVTTLHCAVQGLSALATVVGICRVRTLHHRRGRMSSLNSLLQGIGVLAVCAYGIFGIVVGASKALESSDHILLLLDGAFMVILATLQSLFIQEVASRGISRKQETRRPGLQIVTFLMFSNLVLWLLETFTNQNHISSQHQLAMFGAISWGIISRITLPLVIFYRFHSCVFLVEAWRQSNMSRKE is encoded by the exons ATGATGCTGTCGGAAATCTCGCGGTCTGGCGACGCCCCGAGCCATGGCAACGGTGATATCCTCAAGGGCTACGACGACACCACCTCCCAAGACAACCTCACCATGCCCCGGGGCACGCCGCCTCAGCTGCCGCCGCCGTTGCCCCCTCCACCGCCGGACTCAATGGATTCCAGTCACGACAACCTGGCCACGGACTTGCAGGACCTCAGGGCTCCTGCGCAGTTCGAAGGTACCGACTTCGACTCCGGAGGACGCAAGGAATCCAACGGATCTCAACTTCCTCCACCGAAACGACAACTGTGCAG AAAACACACCAAGTCAAACACGTGCAACATCCTCAGCAGTCTCTATGGCAAGATCACCGTGGTGGCTACAGCGGTCCTGGTCCTGACGGAAGTCATGGAAAACAACGTTCCCTTACTTTTCTTCCAC GGTTATATCTACGCTTATCTTCTCGGCGGTTCTGTGGTATGCCTCATGGGAGTGTATGCCAGTATGATGGTGGATAAATGTCCCGAACTTACGGGCGCTTCCATGGAAGACATAGAGAACGGATCTCCGAACAAACAACGGGTGATGCTCAAATGCTCTGACGTCAGCATATACCTCCGCATTGGAGTGCTGG TGTTTGGACTCGGCACACTCATTTCGTGCGGACTGGAGATCGCCACAATATTCACCATTCCGGAACCCTGCACGGATCCCGTCAACTTAGCCATGCCAGTTCTGCACGCATTCTTCACGTTTCTCCAAATGCACTTCCTCTTTATGAACTCTCAG CGAGTTGCGAAGTCTCTCGGCTGCGCCCGTCACATGGTACTGATGCATCTGGTGGCAACCAACATCGCGGTTTGGATAAAGCTCCTGCTCTGGGAGACTTCGAGCGAGTGGCTGCGGCAGAACCACGTTCTTCACTCTGAGCAATCCATCTGGCCGCCCAAGGGTCTGAACTTCACGACGCACGCCATAGACGAAAAAGGGAACCACAGAGTCTATT TCACCTCCGACTGTCTATGGCGCCTGCAAGACAACGAACGAAGCGAAGACATGTTAACTCTTCAGCTCTGCCTCCACAATTCAACCATCGGAGCCATCTGGCAGAAAGCTATGCCCTTCCTGTCCCCCTTCATCGTTCAGTACAGTGTCCTAGGCGCTGTCATCATCTACACCCTTTGGGACAACTTTTCATTCTGCACCAAAGGCGCTCGCGAGCACCGATGCCCCGTCGCCAATCACCGCTCCGAAACGGACAGTTCTGGAAGCTCCGGAAGTTTCCGTGTCATCGACTGCCAAGGGTCCAGCAAAGGCCTCTTCATAGGCCTACTCGTCCTGGTAGCCGGAATCATCGTTCTCATCCTGTTCTTCGTTTTAAGCAACGAGGAGATGGAAGCCGAGACACTTTCAGCCGTGACAACGTTACACTGCGCCGTACAAGGTCTCTCCGCGCTCGCCACAGTGGTCGGCATCTGCAGAGTCCGTACGTTGCACCACAGAAGAGGAAGGATGAGTTCATTGAATAGCCTGCTTCAAGGAATCGGCGTGCTCGCCGTTTGCGCGTACGGCATCTTCGGCATCGTCGTCGGCGCCTCGAAGGCTCTGGAAAGTTCGGATCACATCCTTCTGCTCTTGGACGGAGCTTTCATGGTGATATTAGCAACCCTTCAGTCCCTGTTCATACAGGAAGTGGCAAGTCGCGGAATCTCTCGAAAGCAAGAGACAAGGAGGCCGGGACTGCAGATCGTCACGTTCCTCATGTTCAGCAACCTTGTCCTGTGGCTTCTGGAGACGTTTACAAACCAGAACCACATCTCCAGCCAGCATCAACTGGCCATGTTTGGTGCTATATCGTGGGGGATTATCTCCAGGATTACGCTGCCGCTGGTGATTTTCTACCGGTTTCATTCCTGCGTATTTCTCGTGGAAGCTTGGCGGCAGTCGAATATGTCCAGGAAAGAGTGA